In Aulosira sp. FACHB-615, a single window of DNA contains:
- a CDS encoding recombinase family protein produces MVSHSVWIVGNSRSGKTTRLVEHFCRWLQIENHNLGLFYTKKAGKKSDNSFSKPFVLKQTEPGVLVLAANDDNRRELSDKIVTKTLGKYPIRAKTPLGFFQDEVILFWPLLIELLHLKAQFPVRLRPETEQELATKLWREQIDADILRRAGVNEYRLVRRILDLLQLAAYSGTACEGIAEVLQSGLEDNGVNLEPEFLASLLLDWRNWCLERGLLTYGIITELYTQHLLSDRHYQERLRQRYQAILADDVDDYPAATRQLFETLLQQGAAGAFTYNPDGAVRLGLGADPNYLEGLARHCRLETLFTPVAPSLADNLARPMVEFITQPMVMLELPATVQSIQTTSRAELLRTTAEVIGKAIKSERIQPEEIAIIAPGLDAIARYTITEILTKQNIPVESLNDQRPLISSPMIRALLTMLALVYPGLGRLVDRDAVAEMLVVLSRRQGERGERGERGEGGDKGEIFTQHSILSTHIDPVRAGLIADYCFVPHPDKPNLLPVTSFERWDRIGYAATTAYTQILQWIEKQRSQQEQRLIPSPISLLYLAIQDFLCKDSNPPYDQMAALRELLETAQHYWEIDTRLRQEVGGEGRQGGQGGQGGQGGQGSNLSTLSTPSTLSTPSQHSALSTTLAEFIQLLRRGTITANPYPLRPIGLSRKAVTLATIFQYRSSRRSHRWHFWLDAGSPLWAKGGAATLFGAPLFLRDRLGESWTAEDEKISEQERLQRILADLLSRVSEKVYLCHSDLAVNGQEQLGPLLPLVHTCVSVISKVA; encoded by the coding sequence GTGGTTTCACATTCTGTTTGGATTGTCGGCAATAGCCGCAGTGGTAAGACAACTCGTTTGGTAGAACATTTTTGTCGTTGGCTACAAATAGAAAATCACAACTTGGGATTATTTTATACTAAAAAAGCTGGAAAAAAATCTGACAATTCCTTTTCAAAACCTTTTGTTTTAAAACAAACAGAACCTGGAGTTTTGGTATTAGCAGCAAATGATGACAATCGTCGGGAATTGTCTGACAAAATTGTTACAAAAACTTTAGGAAAATATCCCATTCGTGCTAAAACTCCCTTGGGTTTTTTTCAAGATGAAGTTATTTTATTTTGGCCTTTACTCATTGAGTTACTGCATCTTAAGGCACAATTTCCAGTAAGATTGCGCCCAGAAACTGAACAGGAATTAGCTACAAAACTCTGGCGTGAGCAAATCGATGCAGATATTCTGCGGCGTGCTGGAGTGAATGAATACCGTTTAGTCCGACGAATTTTGGACTTGTTGCAACTAGCCGCCTACAGTGGTACGGCTTGTGAAGGAATTGCTGAAGTTTTACAAAGCGGTTTAGAGGACAACGGCGTAAATCTAGAGCCGGAATTTTTAGCATCTTTGCTGCTAGATTGGCGTAACTGGTGTTTAGAGCGAGGCTTGCTCACTTATGGGATTATAACTGAACTCTACACGCAACACTTGTTAAGCGATCGCCATTATCAAGAACGTCTCAGGCAACGGTATCAAGCCATACTAGCTGATGATGTTGATGATTATCCAGCCGCAACCCGACAGTTATTTGAAACACTTTTACAGCAGGGTGCTGCTGGTGCATTTACTTACAACCCTGATGGCGCTGTACGCTTGGGTTTGGGGGCTGATCCCAACTATTTGGAAGGGTTGGCAAGGCATTGTCGCTTAGAAACTTTATTTACACCAGTCGCCCCATCCTTAGCCGATAACCTAGCTAGACCAATGGTAGAATTTATTACTCAACCAATGGTGATGTTAGAGTTACCTGCAACAGTCCAATCAATTCAAACTACCTCCCGTGCTGAACTATTGCGAACCACAGCCGAGGTGATTGGCAAAGCGATTAAGTCAGAAAGAATACAACCAGAAGAAATTGCCATCATCGCACCTGGTTTAGATGCGATCGCCCGTTACACCATCACCGAAATTCTCACCAAGCAAAACATCCCCGTCGAATCACTCAACGACCAACGCCCCTTAATTAGTTCACCCATGATTCGGGCATTATTAACCATGCTGGCACTCGTTTATCCCGGCTTGGGACGCTTGGTAGATAGAGATGCGGTGGCGGAGATGTTGGTGGTGTTGAGTAGGAGGCAGGGGGAGAGGGGAGAGAGGGGAGAGAGGGGGGAGGGGGGAGACAAGGGAGAAATATTTACTCAGCACTCCATACTCAGCACTCACATCGACCCGGTACGTGCCGGGTTAATTGCTGATTATTGTTTTGTACCTCATCCCGACAAACCTAATTTATTACCCGTCACCTCTTTTGAACGCTGGGATAGAATTGGCTATGCTGCGACCACAGCTTACACTCAGATATTACAGTGGATTGAAAAACAGCGATCGCAACAAGAACAGCGTTTAATTCCTAGCCCGATTTCGCTGTTGTATCTGGCAATTCAAGACTTTTTGTGTAAAGACAGTAACCCACCTTATGACCAAATGGCAGCCCTGCGGGAATTGCTGGAAACTGCCCAACATTATTGGGAAATTGATACTAGGTTGAGGCAGGAGGTAGGGGGAGAAGGGAGACAAGGGGGACAAGGCGGACAAGGCGGACAAGGCGGACAAGGGAGCAATCTTTCTACCTTGTCTACCCCCTCTACCTTGTCTACCCCCTCTCAGCACTCAGCACTCAGCACTACCTTGGCTGAATTTATTCAATTGTTGCGGCGTGGTACGATTACTGCCAATCCTTATCCCTTGCGTCCTATTGGCTTGTCGAGAAAAGCCGTCACCTTAGCAACTATTTTCCAATATCGTTCGAGTCGGCGATCGCATCGTTGGCATTTTTGGCTAGATGCTGGTTCTCCATTGTGGGCAAAAGGTGGTGCAGCGACATTATTTGGTGCGCCGTTATTCTTGCGCGATAGGTTAGGCGAATCTTGGACAGCCGAAGATGAAAAAATTAGCGAACAAGAAAGATTACAGCGAATTTTGGCAGACTTACTCTCCCGTGTATCCGAGAAAGTTTATTTATGTCATAGTGATTTAGCCGTCAACGGCCAAGAACAACTAGGGCCACTCCTACCCTTAGTACATACCTGTGTATCCGTGATTTCCAAAGTGGCTTGA
- a CDS encoding type II toxin-antitoxin system ParD family antitoxin, protein MSNVEKISVALTPEMVAFVRNAVESGEYASSSEVIREALRDWKQKRLLQLQNIDELRSLWQAGIDSGAGQYTDIEAIKQEARRRLGQASQKDA, encoded by the coding sequence ATGTCTAACGTCGAAAAAATTAGTGTTGCGCTTACCCCAGAAATGGTCGCTTTTGTACGCAATGCGGTAGAATCTGGTGAATATGCCAGCAGTAGTGAAGTGATTAGAGAAGCATTACGAGACTGGAAGCAAAAACGCCTGTTACAGTTGCAAAATATTGATGAATTACGTAGTCTTTGGCAAGCTGGGATTGACAGTGGTGCTGGGCAGTATACAGATATAGAAGCTATTAAGCAGGAAGCCCGTCGGCGTTTAGGTCAAGCTTCTCAAAAGGATGCGTAA
- a CDS encoding UDP-N-acetylmuramoyl-L-alanyl-D-glutamate--2,6-diaminopimelate ligase — protein MKLRELLAAIDSVAQLPNSSDLADAEVKGLKTNSHACGEGDLFIGMPGTRVDGGEFWPSAIASGAVAAIVSAEAAEKNPPTPEAVVISANDMTQACAQIAAAFYDYPGQKLKLVGVTGTNGKTTTTHLIEFFLNKARLVTALMGTLYTRWPGFVQTAIHTTPFAVELQQQLAAAVNAGCEFGVMEVSSHALAQGRVLGCPFEVGVFTNLTQDHLDYHSDMEDYFAAKALLFSPAYLKGKAIINADDSYGKQLISRLPSEQVWSYSVSEPSADLWMSDLNYQPNGVSGLLHTPKGEVEFRSPLVGQYNLENVLAAVGAVLHLGLDLELIASAISDFPGVPGRMERVQISPQQDISVIVDYAHTPDSLENLLKAARPFIPGKMICVFGCGGDRDRTKRPKMGKIAAELADVAVVTSDNPRTEDPERILQDVLAGISDTVQPTVICDRATAIRTAILQAEPGDGVLLAGKGHEDYQILGTEKIHFDDREHARDALQVRLKNEV, from the coding sequence ATGAAATTGCGGGAATTACTAGCAGCAATAGATAGTGTGGCACAATTGCCTAACAGTTCTGACTTAGCAGATGCAGAAGTCAAGGGTTTGAAAACTAACTCCCATGCTTGCGGTGAGGGAGATTTATTTATTGGAATGCCAGGAACGCGGGTGGACGGTGGCGAATTTTGGCCAAGTGCGATCGCATCCGGCGCAGTAGCAGCGATTGTTTCTGCTGAAGCTGCCGAAAAAAATCCTCCCACCCCGGAGGCTGTAGTGATTAGTGCTAATGATATGACTCAAGCTTGCGCTCAAATAGCGGCGGCTTTTTACGATTATCCCGGACAAAAACTCAAGTTAGTGGGTGTGACCGGCACCAATGGTAAAACCACCACAACTCACTTAATTGAATTTTTCCTGAACAAAGCTCGTCTAGTAACGGCTTTGATGGGGACTTTATACACTCGCTGGCCGGGATTTGTCCAAACTGCGATCCACACCACACCCTTTGCAGTGGAACTACAACAGCAGTTAGCAGCCGCCGTGAATGCAGGTTGTGAGTTTGGCGTAATGGAAGTTAGTTCCCATGCTTTGGCACAAGGTCGAGTCTTGGGTTGTCCGTTTGAGGTGGGAGTATTCACCAATCTCACCCAAGACCATCTGGACTATCACAGCGATATGGAGGATTATTTCGCTGCTAAGGCGCTGTTATTTAGTCCGGCATATCTCAAAGGTAAGGCAATTATTAACGCTGATGACTCCTACGGTAAACAGTTAATTAGCAGATTGCCATCAGAACAAGTTTGGAGTTACAGCGTCAGCGAACCCAGTGCCGATTTGTGGATGAGCGATTTAAATTATCAACCCAATGGTGTGAGTGGTTTGCTGCATACTCCAAAGGGTGAGGTGGAGTTTCGCTCACCGTTGGTTGGTCAATATAACTTAGAAAATGTTTTGGCGGCGGTGGGTGCAGTTCTGCATTTAGGACTTGACTTAGAGTTAATCGCCAGTGCAATTAGTGATTTTCCTGGGGTTCCGGGACGGATGGAACGAGTACAAATCAGTCCGCAACAAGATATCAGCGTGATTGTTGATTATGCCCATACGCCCGATAGCCTGGAAAATTTACTCAAAGCGGCAAGGCCGTTTATTCCCGGTAAAATGATTTGTGTATTTGGTTGTGGAGGCGATCGCGATCGCACCAAACGCCCAAAAATGGGTAAAATCGCCGCCGAGTTAGCAGATGTGGCTGTAGTCACTTCCGACAACCCCCGCACCGAAGACCCCGAAAGAATTTTGCAAGATGTTCTTGCCGGAATATCCGACACGGTGCAACCGACTGTAATTTGCGATCGCGCTACAGCTATTCGCACCGCAATTTTGCAAGCTGAACCCGGTGATGGCGTGTTGTTAGCGGGTAAAGGTCATGAAGACTATCAAATTCTCGGTACAGAAAAAATCCACTTTGATGACCGAGAACATGCGCGGGATGCGTTACAAGTCAGACTAAAAAATGAAGTCTGA
- a CDS encoding aspartyl protease → MISGHFGDEDELFFEIDLIAADGLEIPVDALFDTGFSWWLAINNQDLEALNWVYLEQQTMLTAQGEAEFEIYLGKVRIDQEYLDIPVHVGQGLTEILLGRQWLKNRKLVVDMPSQVLTLGQQ, encoded by the coding sequence ATGATTTCTGGACACTTTGGTGATGAGGATGAGTTATTTTTTGAGATAGATTTAATAGCTGCTGATGGTTTAGAAATACCAGTAGATGCACTTTTTGATACGGGATTTTCTTGGTGGTTAGCAATTAATAACCAGGATTTAGAAGCACTCAATTGGGTATATTTAGAACAACAAACCATGCTGACAGCCCAAGGAGAAGCAGAATTTGAGATTTATTTAGGAAAAGTGCGAATTGATCAAGAATATCTTGATATTCCTGTTCATGTGGGACAAGGATTAACCGAAATCTTACTAGGTCGTCAGTGGTTAAAAAATCGCAAATTAGTGGTGGATATGCCATCTCAAGTTTTAACACTGGGACAACAGTAG
- a CDS encoding glutaredoxin family protein, which yields MRLILYSKPGCHLCEGLQEKLEQILETDNLGVELEIRDITTREDWLLAYQYEVPVLVLANIPGVEAFEQALPRPSPRANVQQIQQMLCKYLSNIKKNDAE from the coding sequence ATGCGGTTGATTTTGTACAGTAAACCTGGTTGTCATTTGTGCGAGGGCTTGCAGGAAAAACTAGAGCAAATTTTAGAGACAGACAATTTGGGTGTTGAGTTAGAAATTCGTGACATTACAACTCGTGAAGATTGGTTGCTGGCTTATCAATATGAAGTCCCAGTGCTGGTTTTAGCCAATATCCCCGGTGTAGAAGCTTTTGAACAAGCTCTACCACGTCCTTCTCCCCGTGCAAATGTCCAGCAAATTCAGCAAATGTTGTGTAAGTATTTATCCAATATCAAAAAAAATGATGCAGAATAA
- a CDS encoding proton extrusion protein PcxA — MPTMNNFAFTQKIYSYLLAAYRWYLLTPQRSLDEAYQAALQIKSIEDEHFNGKKIDADSSQYSNSMMDYFEADLKKQLKIARMRLTEFRASRWFSNESNQKAARKTGIEYPSAEIILEKLRFIDEVISKYTVPDIETNSVIVNQPQIVKVADVTPQKSPAPLAPQLPNKNLETKQKPRRKADTTGVLPRSILGTISRLQVELDPNSEQDVVKSFRQAQRRTIISIRFILLLIIVPLLAHQLSKALIVGPLIPNFRPAETANVFLNFEMEEEALSELQRFEERIRFENLIGIAPPLNPEAIEEKLKEKAAEIAEEFRDESANAIKNVFADIFSVIAFVWLLLVSKQSIAVLKDFFDNLVYGLSDSAKAFIIILFTDVFVGFHSPHGWEVILEGVSRHWGLPANRDFIFLFIATFPVILDTIFKYWIFRYLNRISPSAVATYRNMNE, encoded by the coding sequence TTGCCTACAATGAATAATTTCGCTTTTACCCAAAAAATTTACTCTTACTTACTAGCTGCTTACCGTTGGTACTTATTAACGCCACAGCGTTCTCTTGATGAGGCTTATCAAGCAGCATTACAAATTAAATCCATCGAAGATGAGCATTTCAACGGTAAAAAAATAGATGCTGACTCAAGCCAATACAGCAACAGCATGATGGATTATTTTGAGGCAGACCTTAAAAAACAATTAAAAATTGCGCGGATGCGCCTCACAGAATTTCGCGCCAGCCGTTGGTTTTCCAACGAATCTAATCAAAAAGCGGCACGAAAAACAGGTATAGAATATCCTAGTGCGGAGATAATTTTAGAAAAATTAAGATTTATTGATGAAGTCATATCAAAATATACCGTACCTGATATTGAAACTAATTCTGTCATAGTTAATCAACCACAAATAGTCAAAGTTGCTGATGTTACTCCGCAAAAATCACCCGCCCCATTAGCTCCACAATTACCAAATAAAAACCTAGAAACCAAACAAAAACCACGGCGGAAAGCTGATACAACAGGTGTATTGCCTCGCTCAATTTTAGGAACTATTAGTCGTTTACAAGTCGAGTTAGACCCAAATTCTGAGCAGGATGTTGTTAAAAGCTTTCGGCAAGCTCAAAGAAGAACTATCATATCTATCAGATTTATATTATTACTAATTATTGTACCTCTTTTAGCACATCAACTATCAAAAGCTTTGATTGTTGGGCCATTAATTCCCAATTTTAGACCAGCCGAAACAGCTAATGTCTTCCTAAACTTTGAAATGGAAGAAGAAGCTTTATCAGAGTTACAAAGATTTGAAGAAAGAATAAGATTTGAAAATTTAATTGGCATTGCACCGCCTCTGAATCCAGAAGCAATAGAAGAGAAACTCAAAGAAAAAGCCGCAGAAATCGCAGAAGAATTTCGGGATGAAAGTGCAAATGCGATTAAAAATGTGTTTGCAGATATTTTCTCGGTAATTGCTTTTGTTTGGTTGCTGCTGGTGAGTAAGCAATCTATTGCCGTGCTGAAAGATTTCTTTGATAATCTTGTTTATGGTTTGAGTGATAGTGCCAAGGCATTTATTATCATTTTGTTTACTGATGTGTTTGTGGGATTCCACTCTCCCCACGGTTGGGAAGTAATTTTAGAAGGTGTATCGCGCCATTGGGGTTTACCAGCCAACCGCGATTTTATCTTTTTGTTTATTGCGACATTTCCAGTGATTTTAGACACGATTTTTAAATACTGGATATTCCGTTATCTCAACCGGATTTCGCCTTCTGCTGTGGCGACTTATCGCAATATGAATGAGTAG
- a CDS encoding DICT sensory domain-containing protein: MNDSLRKELSIYQLALGVETPPQPLPSNPASLLSLLRSHIDLLIEQQITATFWVKLPPGKIWHAELKRYQSAMSASGLINICRIDKINAGAENQITDETSPQQQNWVQLLSNYQLRREYFFIVSSPRFCSLIVARRPRKRNQNRQTHKGKTVKIPSLLAVMTMEGRIIQQVLDGLKQVAVPESSAVFPAELIYPSTIEPALISQLMAKQLQRQNSIQRQISNKRIAKLREQNQKLQNKEQLKDDYLSSVCQELRTPLTHMKTALSLLNSPTIKPPQRQRYLQMLNTQCDRQSILITGLLDLVNLEHNLETTSLELVRLSDIVPGVVSTYQPVAQEKGIMLAYTVPTELPGVWCVTGGLKQIVINLLQNSIKFTPKGGQVWVRARLQADYVQLEFRDTGIGIAESEISKIFDCFYRVRSGTTEDLSGAGLGLTIVKRLLWRCGGSISVRSKLDEGSTFTIQLVTTRNKIPFK, translated from the coding sequence ATGAATGATTCTCTGCGTAAGGAGTTATCCATCTATCAGCTGGCTTTGGGAGTGGAAACACCACCTCAACCATTGCCAAGCAATCCTGCTAGTTTGTTATCGCTGCTGAGGTCACACATTGATTTATTGATTGAACAACAAATTACGGCAACTTTTTGGGTTAAGTTACCACCGGGAAAAATTTGGCACGCAGAATTAAAGCGTTATCAATCTGCGATGAGTGCATCTGGCCTAATTAATATTTGTCGGATAGATAAAATTAATGCTGGGGCAGAAAATCAGATTACAGATGAAACCAGCCCACAGCAACAAAATTGGGTACAGTTATTATCAAATTATCAACTACGGCGAGAATACTTTTTTATAGTATCCTCGCCGCGATTTTGTAGTTTAATTGTGGCGCGTCGTCCACGTAAAAGAAATCAAAACCGCCAAACTCATAAAGGCAAAACAGTTAAAATTCCGTCATTACTGGCTGTGATGACAATGGAAGGCAGAATCATTCAGCAAGTTTTAGATGGTCTCAAACAAGTAGCTGTACCAGAATCATCGGCAGTTTTTCCGGCTGAGTTGATTTATCCCAGCACCATCGAACCTGCACTTATCAGTCAACTCATGGCCAAACAACTCCAGCGCCAAAATTCCATTCAACGTCAAATTAGTAATAAACGCATTGCCAAATTACGAGAACAAAATCAAAAACTCCAAAATAAAGAACAACTCAAAGATGATTATTTAAGTAGTGTGTGCCAAGAACTACGGACACCTTTAACACACATGAAAACAGCATTGTCGTTGTTAAATTCACCTACGATTAAACCGCCACAGCGACAACGTTATTTACAAATGCTCAATACTCAGTGCGATCGCCAGAGTATACTAATCACTGGTTTACTGGATCTGGTCAACCTGGAACATAATTTAGAAACCACCAGCCTAGAACTAGTACGTCTTTCAGATATTGTCCCTGGCGTAGTTAGCACCTACCAGCCTGTAGCTCAAGAAAAAGGCATTATGCTCGCTTACACTGTACCAACAGAACTACCAGGGGTTTGGTGTGTGACTGGCGGACTCAAGCAAATAGTAATTAATTTGCTGCAAAACAGTATTAAGTTTACCCCCAAAGGTGGGCAAGTCTGGGTAAGAGCGCGTCTTCAAGCCGATTATGTCCAGTTAGAATTCCGCGATACAGGTATTGGCATTGCGGAAAGTGAAATTAGCAAAATCTTTGATTGCTTTTATCGAGTCCGTTCGGGAACTACGGAAGATTTGAGTGGTGCTGGCTTAGGTTTAACAATTGTTAAGCGGTTATTGTGGCGCTGTGGAGGTTCTATTTCTGTCAGAAGTAAACTAGATGAAGGATCTACTTTTACAATCCAATTAGTTACAACTCGCAACAAAATCCCATTTAAATAA
- a CDS encoding folate-binding protein YgfZ, with the protein MPASTIDGKDAIAIQAAKAGVAVCDRSFWGRIRVADGDRIRFLHNQSTNDFQSRKPGQGCETVMVTSTARTIDLVSAYILEDAVLLLVSPNRREFLMQWLDRYIFFADKVELTDITEETATFSLIGPDSDAIVEKLGAGAIIGQPDGNHLLVDGGVIVAVGSGLGLPGYTLILPATEKQQVWQKILEFGAVELSDRAWETLRILQGRPNPDAELTDDYNPLEVGLWQTISFNKGCYIGQETIARLNTYKGVKQNLWGIRLSAPVEIGSAIALGDEKIGKLTSYTEISDGYFGLGYIRTKAGGVGLKVKIGEVEGEIVDIPFVSHEYPE; encoded by the coding sequence ATGCCAGCATCAACAATTGACGGTAAAGACGCGATCGCTATCCAAGCCGCAAAAGCAGGGGTGGCTGTGTGCGATCGCTCTTTTTGGGGACGTATCCGAGTAGCAGATGGCGATCGCATCCGATTTTTACACAATCAAAGTACCAACGATTTTCAAAGCCGCAAACCAGGACAAGGCTGTGAAACGGTGATGGTGACATCCACAGCCCGGACAATTGACTTGGTGAGTGCATACATTCTTGAAGATGCGGTACTGCTGTTAGTTTCGCCCAATCGTCGAGAATTTTTGATGCAGTGGCTAGACCGCTATATCTTTTTTGCCGATAAAGTAGAGTTAACGGACATCACCGAAGAAACTGCAACCTTTAGCCTGATTGGGCCAGATAGCGATGCAATTGTGGAAAAATTAGGTGCAGGGGCAATTATTGGTCAACCTGACGGCAATCACTTGTTAGTTGATGGTGGGGTGATTGTCGCTGTAGGGAGTGGGTTAGGATTGCCTGGATATACCTTAATTTTGCCAGCTACAGAGAAACAGCAAGTATGGCAGAAAATATTAGAATTTGGGGCTGTAGAATTGAGCGATCGCGCTTGGGAAACCTTACGCATTCTCCAAGGTAGACCAAACCCAGATGCAGAACTCACAGATGATTACAATCCCCTAGAAGTCGGTTTATGGCAGACGATATCCTTTAATAAAGGCTGTTACATCGGACAAGAAACTATCGCCCGGTTAAATACCTATAAAGGTGTTAAACAAAATCTTTGGGGAATTCGCCTCAGCGCCCCAGTTGAAATTGGCAGTGCGATCGCCCTGGGAGATGAAAAAATCGGCAAACTCACAAGTTATACCGAAATCAGTGACGGTTACTTTGGACTTGGGTACATTCGTACCAAAGCTGGCGGTGTGGGCTTAAAAGTCAAAATCGGCGAAGTTGAAGGTGAAATTGTGGATATCCCTTTTGTCTCCCATGAGTATCCGGAATAG
- a CDS encoding DUF6918 family protein produces the protein MGLSDQLLNSDKKAMVVDDCCQLLESQITSKSGLSGIALKTAYGVLKGVKPGYIPYAVEQLLPECFTALDPMWHEGLQNGDPVKHLTSNKSRTADALLSVTDARVKKVTRPIVRGTYEKLRGSAKPYIEEAVPDFAQVIKKYA, from the coding sequence ATGGGACTGAGCGACCAACTTTTAAACTCAGACAAAAAAGCAATGGTTGTTGATGACTGTTGCCAACTTTTAGAATCACAAATCACTTCTAAGTCAGGTCTTAGCGGTATTGCACTCAAAACTGCCTATGGAGTATTGAAAGGCGTTAAGCCCGGATATATCCCTTATGCTGTTGAGCAACTTCTACCAGAATGCTTTACAGCACTTGATCCAATGTGGCATGAAGGCTTACAAAATGGTGATCCAGTGAAGCATCTCACTAGTAATAAATCTCGCACAGCAGATGCACTCTTGAGTGTTACTGATGCCAGGGTGAAGAAGGTAACACGGCCTATTGTGCGAGGAACTTATGAAAAACTCAGAGGTTCAGCAAAACCATATATAGAAGAAGCTGTACCCGATTTTGCCCAAGTAATTAAGAAGTACGCTTAA
- the rpiA gene encoding ribose-5-phosphate isomerase RpiA yields the protein MTATDPVKLMKQEVGKAAALLVKSGSIVGLGTGSTTAYTIQYLGDRLKSGELTDIVGIPTSFQSEVLAKEYGVPLTTLDAVDHIDIAIDGADEVDPQKNLIKGGGAAHTREKVVDYLAKQFVVVVDSGKLVDRLGSVFAVPVEVIPMAITPVTNAIKQLGGKPELRMGVKKAGPVITDQGNFVLDVRFDSIDDPVNLEKILNNIPGVLENGIFVNCADVVLVGEVVDGQPVVRQL from the coding sequence ATGACCGCAACAGATCCTGTAAAGTTAATGAAGCAAGAGGTTGGTAAAGCCGCAGCCCTACTAGTAAAATCAGGTTCAATTGTCGGTTTAGGTACGGGTTCAACAACAGCGTATACAATTCAGTATTTAGGCGATCGCCTGAAATCTGGTGAACTCACAGATATTGTCGGGATTCCTACTTCTTTTCAATCGGAAGTATTAGCCAAAGAATATGGTGTACCTCTCACCACTTTAGATGCTGTTGACCACATTGATATTGCTATTGATGGGGCAGATGAAGTTGACCCCCAAAAGAATTTGATTAAAGGTGGCGGCGCAGCCCATACCCGCGAAAAAGTAGTTGATTATCTAGCCAAACAATTTGTTGTGGTGGTAGACAGTGGTAAGCTAGTCGATCGCTTGGGTTCTGTGTTTGCAGTTCCCGTCGAAGTTATCCCAATGGCAATTACACCTGTGACTAATGCCATTAAACAACTTGGCGGTAAACCAGAACTACGTATGGGTGTAAAAAAAGCTGGGCCAGTCATCACCGACCAAGGTAACTTTGTCCTAGATGTCAGATTCGACTCCATTGATGACCCAGTGAATTTAGAAAAAATCCTCAATAATATTCCTGGCGTTTTAGAAAACGGCATCTTTGTTAACTGTGCAGATGTCGTTTTAGTTGGCGAAGTGGTAGATGGTCAGCCAGTAGTTAGGCAGTTGTAA